The genomic stretch CAGTTCAATTAAACAATAACTGTTATTAATCCTATTagaaagaagtaaaaaaaaaaaaaaaatcactaggAAAGGGCTGAAAAGTGTCCCCTACTCTCTCACACTGGAAATATCAGGATGCAGGAAATCTATGTAATGGAACGACTGGCTTTTTCATTGAGACATGCCTCAGAGAAGTGTGAGGAATAATTAAGAAATTGGATACTCTATTTAATAAATGAACACCACCCTttattaatttggcttgtcaaagccaaattattgttcttttattattattattctattcgCAAAGTGTAAAATGCTACTCCTCCTTTCCTCTCCTGTTTTCATCCTACAGCCGCAAAACTTCACATGGTCATAGATCCTATGCCATCTCGGGTTCTTGTGCTTTTTGGGGCAATCCGACTTGATGAATGAGAAtttttcccataggaatgcaCTGGCCAAAATTTCAACCTGCTCTAAATCGGTCAATTTTGAAGCTACGGGCATTTCAGATGATCAGACCCGGGCACACCGAGACCCATCACGTCAAAAATCAGACCTCTCGTTCTCAGGGACAGGGACACAGAAATATACAGGCTAAGATTTTAAAGGTCGTCTTTAAGCTGGAAATCCAACTAaccttgttgtttttaatgtggtcttaataaaattgtgggtttcttaaggtggaatatttTTAAAGGTAGCAATCAAAATGAATTGGCATTGggttatttgaagtggtcatttatttaaggtggaagtctaATTTAAATGGGGATTTTTTTAAGTGGAATTTTTAGTAAGGTGTCAGTCAAAATATATTGGCAGTCTCTTTAAGCTGGTGGTATTTTAAAGGTAGTATTGGATAGATTGTTTAAAGTCATAGCTATTAAGCAGCATATAAACTAATGTGGCAACGATGCTAGCAATACGTGACAAGCGAAATTCACGAAGGTTCTTGAACTTTCACCCTCTAGTTTTCactttgttatttatttgcatACTTGTTTGTCCTACCCcgacccccctctctctttgtctctctctgtctctctctcgctgtctctcttgGTCCTCTGCTGTTTGTGGTGTGGAACTGTAAAATTACTTGCTATTAATCTTTGACATCAACACTAgtgtcttttttctgttttttcagttgtgcttaatattaaaaatatgaataaaacaaattaaaaggtGATGACCAGGTGAGTACAGTCCTGACATGAACCCTATGAACCTACGATAAGACTATAATATGTCTTTATGAGTTAAACCTGTTGTAGTCTCCTGTTCTCTGTGCCTCACCGTCACTTACCGTAATAACAGGAGTAGACCCACCTCCTGATGACAAGGCTTCCATTGACAAGAAGCCACTGCAATGATTCTGATTCTCATGGTTACAAACCCTCTACTGGCTTCTATTTAATATGTTTACACGTCAGAACTTTACACTGGTGacacacggtggtgcagcaagtagttttgcagtcacacagctccagggacctggaggttgtgggttcaagtcccactccgggtgactgtctgtgaggttctccccgtgtctgtgtgggtttcctctgggtactccggtttcctcccacggtccaaaaaacacatgatggtaggtggattggagactcaaaagtgtccataggtgtgagtgaatgtgtgagtgcatgtgttgccctgtgaaggactggcgccttgcgcctaatgattccatgtaggctctggatccactgtgatcctgaactggataagcggttatagataatgaatgaatgaatgaactttacaCTGGGGGTGTTCATGATGTTTGTGTCTCTTTCCTTTTTCTACATCTTTAGAGGCCTGAGGTGGTGATGCTCTGGGAATATTTTCCTGAGGACACACTGCTTCTATGGGGAGTAACGTATGTTAGAAGTGAGTCTGTCCCAGTGGGGTGTAAACTAAATTATTGACATCGTTCCAGTGAGTAATTTACGTATATGTGCACATTTATAATGCTCTGAtaataaaacttaaatattatagtgtatatataaatatttgatgTATTTTTGTGAATGGACATTTTATATTGGGATGAAGATTCATCAATTTAGAAACATTTAATAGAACACTTTCGGCCGTAGTGCCCAGCTGTCTTAAACTACAGTATAACTGACTTCAGCGACCTCTAGTGGACATATAGATTCATCACATTCCCTCTGGTTTCACAAAGTAAACTGGATTAGTAATCAGATAGTCACATTATAAACCCTCTTACTGCTCTGATAAATAAGTTATCAGTTATATTATAAAGTGCTAGGAGGCAGAAGACACAGAAACGCTAAACCTGAGCCTGTTCCTCTGGAGACACCAGGTAAATGACTCACCTGTaacacaggtaacacacacagctgcagccCCTCAGTTCACCCAGACACTGAGATTGTCccgtccaccttaaatagagcaGCGGACCTGTCCTGACACCTGCTGGGTAGCTCCAGTTCACACATGTAACACTCACCTGTAACACAGGCATCACACACAGCTTTAAGTTTACATCAGTAATTCTCCAAGGTTCTTCCTGAGATCatctggtccaccttaaatggagcagcaGTAGTCCACCACTCCTGGTggaatttatatttacagcagtGTATGGAAATCAATGGGGGTGacatggtttcctaccctcctccagtagttacatagtgcagtttctgcagtgctgagcccggagtagcaccgacagaagctctgttctccctgttacagctcagtggagggTCAGtgatcactgggcacaaagcaggaacacaccctggagggggcgcctgtccttcacagggcgacacacactcacattgactcacaccaacggacacttttgagtctccaatccacctaccaacatgtgtttttaaagtgtgggaggaaaccggagcacccggaggaaacccgtgcagacaaggggagaatacactcctcacagacagtcacccggagcgggacttgaacccacaaccccaggattgtacctgacactacctgctcagCCCACCACAGGTAACAGAGTGGTGAATATTCCTGAGAATAATTCTACTGGATGTGTATCTTTTTCCACAATGTGTTGAAATATGAAATAGTCAGTTTTAATTGTCACTGCATTTATATGTGGTTCATCTTTGCcttttttatttagattttacaTACAGCAATGtgttattacaaataaaacagactGTGTAACAGGTGACAGTTTGTAGCTCCCTCTGTTATGAtacccacatttttaaatatgttaataGATTAATcgagatatatatttatttagtgttGATGATAATAACCATTGCTTGACGTTAATTAAATGTTgtataaatgattaaatgttgTGTAAATGTAATCCACTTGGCCCTGGTTCAGTCATAAACAATGTGTGATTTTATCTTTGAGTTAAAACCCAGGTgatgaataaataattctgaCGCTCGCTCAACGCGTAAAACGATCAAATGAACCTTCATTCAACGTACTTTTTCTATCTGGCTGTGACTTTAACCGCGAATAAAAGCCCGCAAACCTGTTTAACGCGGTCCGTCCGCCCCTCTCCGGCCTCGGGTCGGTAATTACACTCTTCCGCCATCGTCCCCGGGGTTTTAAACACCTTTAAACCCGTCATTAAACTCCTTAAACCGCCTCTGAAACCCACATACACCCCACCGCCCACATCAAAACAAACCACAGCCTTCAGCCAATTACCGCTCTGCCTCCAGCCTGCAGCCAATCACCACCCAGGACGAGGTCTGCGTCACCTCCGCTGCGTCATCCGCCGAACAGCGAGGCTGTGATTTTTATACACATACAAATCACCACTTCATAACCCCAGTGTTGGGATGAGTTCCTGACATGCACTATCCTGAACTGTATAGGTGgttttaataatgaattaatgaatttgtacatatttaaattatttagatAAGAAGCAAAAAAAATCTCTAAAACCTCAAGTCCATTCCCAGTTGTACTGAGCCAGCTACGCGTCTCCTGCTGTGAGAGTTTCTCCATGAaccgaccaatagaaacgctcggGGGTGCCGTGGACGTTTTGTCCCCTGCTGCTGTAAAGGAGACAGTTTGTAGAGATGATGCTCAGCTGTGTCAGCAGAATTATGCAGGTAACCGAACAGTCAGCCTGACTTCACAGCAAAGACACGCTTTCCCTCCACAGTTCAGaatgcccgctttcagcacctgttcctttaaatgataatgagccgctcgctgttcaccccgaccccgagcgcacagcagtgaggagcgaggagcagaagcttaGCCATTTTCGCTTTCTTCTcctttcttgttttctctgttttttcactcttatttctccacgctcgttgtgtctgttttgctgcatttaacctcgtctttgcactctcacataaaagcAGGtctagtgctgtgattggacagactcagacgatggggtggggccattctaaagtctctgcatttgacggcagaagcggagcagaatcagagcagCTCATTTTATCTCGCGTTTTCTTTATTTAGGCAGCACACGTTGGCTGTtgtttttactgtgtttgtATATTAGTCCGCTGTTTAAATACCCACTCCCAAAGGGGCGGAGCTTCACACAGAACAAACAGGAACACAGCACTGAAGTTTCATAACAATGCTCCTCATATATCCAACaattacaattttatatattcctaacattattaataaatattattattaataatagcaTTTGCTTGTCaagatttattaaaataattgtagACCCAAATGACTCATTTACTCCcactgtaatattttatatatatatatgaacaaatAAGAAATGCAGGTGTTGTTGTGGACTATGGTAAAAATAAAGGGATGAAGAATAGGTTTATCGATGAATTTATtcagaaaactttaaaaacacaatCAGATTCACCACTGTAGCCCTGCAGCtcagcttcaaaataaaagtctataCAATGTGGCgcaaaaacaaaacccaaattTAAAAGAATCAACAGTCTGTACACAGCAGCAGCTTCAACACCCAGCGTCTCCAGGGGGTGATACACAcggcaggatttctcagttagctcGATAACTTAAGCCCAGCATTGAGGAATGTCTAATAGGAATCTCTGTCAGCTCAGTCCCTATTGGACAGGCTTTGGGCTAAACTGTTTTGTGGAAACCGCTCAGAGTTTAgcccagtacacacacacacaccgccggTGTGTATAAATTCCTGTATTAAACTCTGTATTAGAGTAACACACACTTTTCGGGATGGACACACACTCGTTCAGTTCCTGTAGTGGACGTAGATCATGTCTGTGGTCCCAAAGGCATGTTCAGTCTTTTAAGGCGGTTCCTGTTAAGGTGGTCTCTTTGGGTTCAGTCTATTTTCTCCACTTTCCCGATGACTCTCTCCTCAAACACCGGCAGCACCGCATCGTCCTCGTGAACCTCCTCATACACAACGCCGCAGTCGAACTCATCACTCACCTTCTTAAAGTAGAACctgcaaacacaccacacacacttgtcACAGTGGAATGTCTGTCCGACATCAAAGAATGTCTGACTTCACAGGGTAACATCTGTCCAACATTGCAACacaacatttaaacactgcagcCCAGTGTGTCTGATCTCGCAATACATCTGTCAGAACTCACAGGGTAACATCTGTCCAACACAACATCTGTCTAACACTGCAGCCCAGTGTCTGTCCAAACTCACAGTACGTCTGTCTGACTTCAAAGGGTAACATCTGTCCAGTGTCAATATATCATCTATGCTGAATCACAGCATAACATCTGTCAGATTTCAGTGTAAAATCTGTCCGATGTCACAGTGTAACTTCTgcaaatttaataatttaacagCTGTTCCACATCACAGTGTAACGACACATGACAATTTCAAATATGCCCAATCTCAGTGTAACAATTGCATAACATCTGTAACAAAGTAACATCCATACAATGTTGCACTAATGTTGTAACCTATACCACATGCTAAAGGCAGCAGCGGTCCTGTTGCTATGGCGACTACTCACCTGAATTTGCCCTTCTTGGTCAGCAGCTCTTTGAACTGCCCGAGGGTGatgactgctcctttaactgAGGTTCTGTAGGGAATGGGTTCTCCACAGAAATAATACGCCACAGTGAGGttctcacacacagaccttTTACTtctagagagagaaacagacatagagaaaaacagagatagACACACACAAGTGAGAGTTTATTAAATAATTCCAGGTGCTGGCCACAGGTAAAAGCAGACCATTCCCTCACctctgtttgttgtgttgtgGCGCAAGTCTCCGCCTCCcttcttctgattggctgttgcaGTGGACTGTATCAGTCCCACTCCCCCAGCCCAACCGCACACAGGATGAgctaaagagaaagagagagacagttttaCAGTGTCATATTAAAGACCTCTGATGTGTCTGGACTCTGtcctccagcagggggcagcagaGACGACTGCTCCCCTGCTCCCAGATCAGGACACTACCCTAGTCCTGACCCCAGGGGTGGGGCTTGGTGCCCCTCGTCTCATACTTGCATTAGCTTATGGACCTGTACCCAGAGCGGCCCTGGACGTCCCCTGCTGGAGGAATAAAAAACGCCCCACAGTGTGGAGACCCCAGGGGACAAAATGACCACGTGTCTGTTTGTCCTAAAGATATGAGGACGTCTTGGACACCTGTCTCTGAGTAAACTGTAGGACACACTGATGTCCAGGACGAGTCACCTACATAAGTGTTTACCTCTTTGTGTAGCATCCACTGTCCCGCTCTCCCTCCATCATCCACTGGAGGACCTTCTGCTGTTGCTCCGCCTCCACTGGCCGCTCCAGACCATGCAAACCAATGAAGCCACGTCCATCAGTGCCACACCCATTCTCACTGTTCCCCTTCACACTCCGCCGAGATAAGGAGTTACCTCTGCTACTGCTGGAGCGCACACATGCACTtcattacacaacacacacacacacccatccacCCATATAACATATACACTCACCTGTAACCCCAAGTCTCGCTCTGACCAGTCCCTGTTGAGATCCCTGGGCTGTTACTATAACAACGCCCCCCATTGCCATAGCGGTGGGGGTCCAAGTGCATGTGGGTGGAGTTTCTGGGTGATTGACAGCCCGGGCTCTTCATTACTCTTTGCAGGTGCTCGTCGAGAATGGCCTGGGCGTCCTCACCCCGCTGACCCCCACCGTTACCATGGAAATGGGAGCCAGGGCCTGGCAACGAGGTCACCGTGGAAATGTCAGCATCCTCGCACTCTTCCTCCTGTATCATGtattacagaaacacacacggtcaacctttaatcactcacacactctcacactcacactcactcaccatgCGCACTCTGAGCAGTTTCTCCTCCAGTCttctctggttctctctctctctctggatcaGCTCCAGTCGACTGATCAGTTCCGCCGCAAACTCCTGCGGCTCCACCTGGACGTCCTTCGGCAAACGCTGGGTccgctaaacacacacacacacagtgaacatatattatttaaaacctTTGGTTTAAAGtataattgtaaatgtaaatccacacactctcctctcttttgTGATTGTACAATGATTGTGTGTCATATTAAAATCACATTCTCACTTTAATCAACAGAAAAGAACCTATAAATGAAGCAGTGTGTatagtgaagagtttattgagCATTGCAttcgttctgagctccatcaggaaaaagctgcagaagactgtgtttggtttgttctgttcttggggataatactgtgtcAAAAAGTCAGTGTGAGCACATTAACATCGCACTTTTTAGGTTCTTTTCATAGGTTTCAGACCAcaaccagccaatcacagcccAGGAAAActagaaatctctctctctctcaccggTATGTGAGGTAGAGGGATGTGGCCGTTTGCTTTAACACTTTCATGCATGTTCCTGCGCTGCTGCTTCAGAATATGATACGGAGGAATACCATccctacacagagagagagagagagagagacataaattattaaaataaaatagctGTAACTATGAGGCTGGTTTAtaaatacactgatcagccacaagattaaaaccagaGCCAGGGGAGGTGAGGGCCACACTATGATGTTTATAACGTTGTGGCCAGTCTCCAGAAATATGATCTGGGGGGAGTTCCCAGTGTACAGTCTTCAGAACTGACCCACAGCATTCAGAGGAAGGATAAGCAGTGAGAGGAGGGAGTGGAGGGGTCAGTCTGGTCCaatcccacagaagagctactgcaGCGCAGCGCCGCTCACTGGAGGGAGTCTGAGTGGTGGCACTGACCCCTGTCCACCTccagagggcaccagtccatcacagggtgacatgcactcacacattcacacctacgaacacttgagtctccaatccacctaccaatgtgtttttggagcctAGGAAGAACCCAGAGCACCCATTTTTTGGGAGTATTATATTTAAGAACATTCTTCTGAACGTCTGGGTACATTTTCTAGGATAGATGGATTCTGGTGTGGACGGAGGGGAGAGACGTCCCCAGGTGCCCTGTGGGAAGAAGGCAAGTGGGCGGAGTCAGTGTGGAGCTCTGGGTGATATTCTTCTGGAGAACCATGGGTTCTGGAGTTCTGTGGATGTTCCTCTTCCTGCAGATGGAGCCCAACCTTCAGGGCAGTGCTGCTCCCtaacagctccaggttcctcaGATCTTAGTCCGGTCCGGATTCTGAGGGGGGAGCTGGAGAAACTGGTCCGATTCAGAGACCCCAACTCCACTCCGGCTTACAGGCCTCACAGTGTCAGAAGTATGTTACAGACATTAGGCAGGTGGTGTTAATGTTATAGCCGATCAGATaataaacgtgtgtgtgtgtgtgtgtgtgtgtccgtacACACTGCTGTCGGTCTGGGAGACGTTGTCTGCGTCACTGGACAGACTCTGAAGCTCAGAGTCGTTGGCGCTACCGACCGGCGCTCGAGCAGAACCACTGTTTATATAATACGGGTTTATACACTCCCTCATGCCaatcctgcagagagagagacagagagagaacagagagagaaaccatAGTAACTGTTGCTATGGCCGAACACACTGGTGGGCGGAGTCAGGAAGAGGGGATTAGTGAGCAAAATCACCTGGCCTCCCAGGCGTCAGGCCtcatctgattggctgtgctgCGGTGGGAGGCAGTTTCCATCAGCAGCTTCTGAGTGAGTCTGCTGGAGTGGGCGTGACCTGGCTCTGTAGACTCCACCCACTCCTTATCTTCAGCCAGTGG from Hoplias malabaricus isolate fHopMal1 chromosome 2, fHopMal1.hap1, whole genome shotgun sequence encodes the following:
- the LOC136686520 gene encoding axin-1-like isoform X3; amino-acid sequence: MSVRVHGCHGNAPGFFAEDAPRPPVPGEDGEDASCIRRQTIPRLRHGGTASLRRRCDLGFEPEGSASPAPAHLRWAESLHFLLDDRDGTALFRDFLLQERCSDLLDFWFACSGFRKLPAADAQDTRRLKLAKAIYRTYIADRGGGGGVVSRKIKPGTKSFIRECVSRAQGSRTQLDPALFDQAQIEVQALMEEHTYPLFLKSDIYLAFARRSSAEDHSPKLSTSPSAQDTHSETLLPSYLPPLAEDKEWVESTEPGHAHSSRLTQKLLMETASHRSTANQMRPDAWEARIGMRECINPYYINSGSARAPVGSANDSELQSLSSDADNVSQTDSSVDGIPPYHILKQQRRNMHESVKANGHIPLPHIPRTQRLPKDVQVEPQEFAAELISRLELIQRERENQRRLEEKLLRVRMEEECEDADISTVTSLPGPGSHFHGNGGGQRGEDAQAILDEHLQRVMKSPGCQSPRNSTHMHLDPHRYGNGGRCYSNSPGISTGTGQSETWGYSSSCVRLGWGSGTDTVHCNSQSEEGRRRLAPQHNKQRSKRSVCENLTVAYYFCGEPIPYRTSVKGAVITLGQFKELLTKKGKFRFYFKKVSDEFDCGVVYEEVHEDDAVLPVFEERVIGKVEKID
- the LOC136686520 gene encoding axin-1-like isoform X1; translation: MSVRVHGCHGNAPGFFAEDAPRPPVPGEDGEDASCIRRQTIPRLRHGGTASLRRRCDLGFEPEGSASPAPAHLRWAESLHFLLDDRDGTALFRDFLLQERCSDLLDFWFACSGFRKLPAADAQDTRRLKLAKAIYRTYIADRGGGGGVVSRKIKPGTKSFIRECVSRAQGSRTQLDPALFDQAQIEVQALMEEHTYPLFLKSDIYLAFARRSSAEDHSPKLSTSPSAQDTHSETLLPSYLPPLAEDKEWVESTEPGHAHSSRLTQKLLMETASHRSTANQMRPDAWEARIGMRECINPYYINSGSARAPVGSANDSELQSLSSDADNVSQTDSSVDGIPPYHILKQQRRNMHESVKANGHIPLPHIPRTQRLPKDVQVEPQEFAAELISRLELIQRERENQRRLEEKLLRVRMEEECEDADISTVTSLPGPGSHFHGNGGGQRGEDAQAILDEHLQRVMKSPGCQSPRNSTHMHLDPHRYGNGGRCYSNSPGISTGTGQSETWGYSSSRGNSLSRRSVKGNSENGCGTDGRGFIGLHGLERPVEAEQQQKVLQWMMEGERDSGCYTKSSSCVRLGWGSGTDTVHCNSQSEEGRRRLAPQHNKQRSKRSVCENLTVAYYFCGEPIPYRTSVKGAVITLGQFKELLTKKGKFRFYFKKVSDEFDCGVVYEEVHEDDAVLPVFEERVIGKVEKID
- the LOC136686520 gene encoding axin-1-like isoform X2, with amino-acid sequence MSVRVHGCHGNAPGFFAEDAPRPPVPGEDGEDASCIRRQTIPRLRHGGTASLRRRCDLGFEPEGSASPAPAHLRWAESLHFLLDDRDGTALFRDFLLQERCSDLLDFWFACSGFRKLPAADAQDTRRLKLAKAIYRTYIADRGGGGGVVSRKIKPGTKSFIRECVSRAQGSRTQLDPALFDQAQIEVQALMEEHTYPLFLKSDIYLAFARRSSAEDHSPKLSTSPSAQDTHSETLLPSYLPPLAEDKEWVESTEPGHAHSSRLTQKLLMETASHRSTANQMRPDAWEARIGMRECINPYYINSGSARAPVGSANDSELQSLSSDADNVSQTDSSVDGIPPYHILKQQRRNMHESVKANGHIPLPHIPRTQRLPKDVQVEPQEFAAELISRLELIQRERENQRRLEEKLLRVRMEEECEDADISTVTSLPGPGSHFHGNGGGQRGEDAQAILDEHLQRVMKSPGCQSPRNSTHMHLDPHRYGNGGRCYSNSPGISTGTGQSETWGYSSRGNSLSRRSVKGNSENGCGTDGRGFIGLHGLERPVEAEQQQKVLQWMMEGERDSGCYTKSSSCVRLGWGSGTDTVHCNSQSEEGRRRLAPQHNKQRSKRSVCENLTVAYYFCGEPIPYRTSVKGAVITLGQFKELLTKKGKFRFYFKKVSDEFDCGVVYEEVHEDDAVLPVFEERVIGKVEKID